In the genome of Limnothrix sp. FACHB-406, the window TACAAGTCCATCGATCATTCCTTATGTCCTCGCCCTTTGGTCTCAGGATGCTTCAAAATTCCAGCCTTTCATTGAGCCAAGCGTTGAATGAAGCGTTGAACGAACATTGAGTTAAGTCTTGAATTGAACCCTGGAATTTAAATCCGGAATTGAACCCCGGAATTCAACCTTTGGTGATCCCCTGCATCAAACCCTCAATTACATCCTGAATTTGTATCGGCTGACTTCGATTGGCCTTTGCTCCCGATCGCTTGCCCATTTTGAAGATGAAAAATAGCCATTGGGCGATGGAACAGTTGGACAATCGAGTCAGGCGATCGGTTTAGGAAAGGGTCATTACTGGGGAATTTGGAGGTTGCTTCTCAGGTTGTCTTCAAGCCTTTTCAAGTTCAAGCCTTTTTCAGGCCTTTTCAAGTTCAAGCCTTTTTCAGACCTTTTCAAGTGGCTGCTTCAAGTGGCTGCTTCAAGTGGCTGTCAGGCTATTTCTTAAACATTTGCAGCATTCGATCGGTCACCCAAAAGCCACCAACCACATTCACCATGGCCAGCACAATGGCCACCAAGCCCAGAATGGTGGGGCCGCTGAGTTGTGCTGCGCCGCCGGCCAAAATTGCCCCCACCACGGCAATTCCAGAAATGGCATTCGCACCGGACATCAAAGGGGTATGGAGCGTGGGAGGCACTTTGTTGATGATTTCAAACCCCACAAAGGAGGCCAAAACAAACACCACCAAACCCGTTACCAAGGTTTCACTCATGAGGCCAACACCATTGATTCAGCCGAAGGGGTTTCTGAGAGCGTGGCGACCAAATTTCGCACCCGATCGTTGCGAATTTCACCGCCGTGGGTGATGCAAACCGCATCCAAAATGTCATCGGCAAAGTTGAACACCGGTTGCCCATCTTTGATTAACCAGTCCAACAGGGCCGAACAGTTTTTGGCGTATTGCATACTGGTGTGGGTGGTGACCGTGCTGGCCAAGTGCATCGGGGCCAAAATTTGCACCCCATTCACCACATGGTCATGGCCCGGTTGACTGCATTCACAGTTACCGCCCTGTTCTGCGGCCAAGTCCACAATCACGGAACCGGGCTTCATTTGGGCCACGGTGTCGGCGGTGACCATGATCGGGGCACGGCGGCCGGGAATTTTGGCGGTGGTGATCACCACGTCAGCCCCGATCGCCCGTTCAGCCACGGTGGCTTGAATCCGAGCTTGCAAATTATCGGAAACCGCTTTGGCATAACCGTTTTGCCCGCTGGTTTCTTCCTCGATCATCATTTCCACAAACCGGGCCCCGAGGCTTTGCACCTCGTCGCGGGTTTCCGGGCGGATGTCAAAGGCTTCCACCACGGCCCCCAATCGGCGGGCGGTGGCAATCGCCTGCAACCCGGCCACACCCACACCCAACACCAGCACCTTGGCCGGCGGAATGGTTCCCGCCGCTGTGGTCAACATGGGGAAATATTTGGGCAGGGCCGCCGCCGCCAACAGCACAGCCTTGTAGCCGGCTGCGTTGGCCTGAGACGAAAGGGCATCCGCCACCTGAGCACGGGTGCTGCGGGGCACGAATTCTAGGGAAATCGCTGTGATGCCCCGTTCTGCCAGGGTTTTGATGGACTGAGGGCGATCGAGCGGCTCCAAAAAGCCCATCAACATCGATCCCGATTTCAGCCAACCCAGTTCCTCATCGGTGG includes:
- a CDS encoding NAD(P) transhydrogenase subunit alpha; this translates as MSETLVTGLVVFVLASFVGFEIINKVPPTLHTPLMSGANAISGIAVVGAILAGGAAQLSGPTILGLVAIVLAMVNVVGGFWVTDRMLQMFKK
- a CDS encoding Re/Si-specific NAD(P)(+) transhydrogenase subunit alpha, giving the protein MKVAVVKEVALDERRVALVPDVVARWVKKGLAIAVETGAGERAGFTDSAYEAAGATVTSDRAQLWQTSDLVTKVLPPTDEELGWLKSGSMLMGFLEPLDRPQSIKTLAERGITAISLEFVPRSTRAQVADALSSQANAAGYKAVLLAAAALPKYFPMLTTAAGTIPPAKVLVLGVGVAGLQAIATARRLGAVVEAFDIRPETRDEVQSLGARFVEMMIEEETSGQNGYAKAVSDNLQARIQATVAERAIGADVVITTAKIPGRRAPIMVTADTVAQMKPGSVIVDLAAEQGGNCECSQPGHDHVVNGVQILAPMHLASTVTTHTSMQYAKNCSALLDWLIKDGQPVFNFADDILDAVCITHGGEIRNDRVRNLVATLSETPSAESMVLAS